The sequence TCCTCCAGCCGGTGGCCGCGGTCGGGCGGCAACAGGGAGGCGTACTCGCCCACTTCCGAGCGCAGGACCAGGCTGTACCCGGCGGTGTCCGGCAGCCGGCCGGACAGCAGGGTCATGGCGTTGCCCGACTTCTCGTGATCGGCGATCAGCCGGCGGATCGTGGGCGCCGTGAGCAGCGGCGCGTCGCCGGCGGTCACCACGACAGTGCCGGTGAAGCCCTTGAGCGCCTCGAAGCCGGCGAGGAGGGCGTGGCCGTAGCCGCGCTGCTCCTGCTGCACAGCCGTGCGCCAGGCGGCGGCACGGTCGCCGAACTCCTTGGCCAGGTAGGCGCTCACCTGCTCGCGGTACCGGCCGGTGACGACCACCGTGTGCCGCGGGCGCACCTCCTCCACCGCGTCCAGCACATGCCCGAGCAGGGCTCGCCCGCCCATCTCCCGCAGTACCTTCTGGGTGCCGCCCCCCATCCGCTCGCCGTTGCCGGCCGCGAGGACCACGACGGCCAGTTCGCGCGCGTCGGGGTCGTCGGGCGGCCGCGTTCCGGCTGCCGAAGGGTCAAGTTTTCTCTGGGAAATCATCTCGATCAGCTCCCCCGCAGGAGAAAGCCCCCCGTTCAAGGGCGGGCGGACTGTTTTTCCACAGAGAATGCGATGTGACCGAGGGCACGCAAGGGATCACGCCATTCTGACAGCAAGCTGACTCGCCTCTCGCCCCCCACTGCGCGACTCTCTAGGGTCGGCACGGGAAATGGCCCGAACCGGCCACTCGGCTCATCAGTTCAGCGAATGTGGAGGCACCCATGAACACCCTTCGACGCCCCGCACACATCGCCTTCTTCAACATTCCTGCCGACGGGCACCTGAATCCGAACCTGGCCTTCGCGGCCGAACTGGTCAGGCGCGGCCACCGGGTCAGCTTCTCCATCGACGAGGGGCACGCGCCACAGGTGCGCGCGACCGGCGCGACCCCCGTGGTCTACGACACCACCTTCCCGCGCCCCGAGCGTGGCGAGCGCTATCCGATCCGCGACGTCGTCGCGATGTCGTCGCTCTTCCTGGAGGAGGCGATCGCCGTCCTGCCCCAGCAGCGCGCGGCTTTCGGCGCCGACCGGCCGGACCTCGTCCTGCACGACTACGCCGCGCTCTCCGCCCAGGTGCTGGCCCACGAGTGGGGCGTGCCCGCCGTCCGGCTGTCGCCGACCCGCGTGTCGAGCCGGACCTACGAGCGGGACCTCGCCCCCTTCTACGCCTCGGTGGCCGGGGACGAGCGGTGGCTGGCGTACCGGCGCCGGTTCCGCCGGTGGCTCGACGACGCCGGGATCGGGATGTCCGTCGACGAGTTCCTCTACGTCGGGCTCGCCGCCCACTGTGTGGTCACCATCCCGCAGCAGTTCCAGGCCGACGCCGCCGAGTTGAGGGCCGATCACACCTTCGTCGGGCCGGTGCTGCGCGAGCAGGACCACCAGGGCGCCTGGACCCCGCCGGCCGACGGCCGGCCCGTACTGCTCATCGCCTTCGGCACCATCGCGCCGGAGGTGCCGGCGGTGCAGCAGGTCTACTTCGAGTGCCTGGAGGCGTTCGCCGGCTCGCCCTGGCACGTGGTGATGGGCGTCGGCCGCGGGCTCGGCCCGGAGGTCTTCGGCGAGGTGCCCGGGAACGTCGAACTGCTCGCGGAAGTACCGCAGTTGCAGGTGCTGGCCCGCGCCGACGCGTTCGTCACGCACGCCGGCATGGGCTCGGTGATGGAGGCGATCCACCACGCCGTGCCGATGGTCGCCGTGCCCATGGGGTTCGACCAGATGGAGAACGCCCGGGTGATCGAGCGGCTCGGCATCGGCTCCCGGGTGCCCTTCGAGGGGGTCACGGGCGAGGAGATCCGCGAAGCGGCGGACCGGGTGGGCAAGGACCCGGAGATCCGGCGGAGCCTGCTGGCGCTGCGCGAGGACGTACGGCGGGCGGGCGGGGCGCGCACCGCGGCGGACACGGTGGAGCGCCTGCTGGCGGGCACTGCCGCCGGGCGGCCTCAGCCGGCCGGTGGAGCCGAGGATCATCCCACGGCCTGACGCCGGGCGTCCGAACCCACGGAGAGAATAACGGCCATGACCAATGCACCCGGGCAACGGGCAACGGGGGCCGGCATCCGCGCGGATGAAAGGGAAATCTTCTTCCGGCGGGCTGCCATGGCCACGTTCTTATGGGCCGTCGTGTTCACGGCATTTCATTTCTACTGGTTCGCCGGCGGGCGG comes from Streptomyces sp. FXJ1.172 and encodes:
- a CDS encoding macrolide family glycosyltransferase, with product MNTLRRPAHIAFFNIPADGHLNPNLAFAAELVRRGHRVSFSIDEGHAPQVRATGATPVVYDTTFPRPERGERYPIRDVVAMSSLFLEEAIAVLPQQRAAFGADRPDLVLHDYAALSAQVLAHEWGVPAVRLSPTRVSSRTYERDLAPFYASVAGDERWLAYRRRFRRWLDDAGIGMSVDEFLYVGLAAHCVVTIPQQFQADAAELRADHTFVGPVLREQDHQGAWTPPADGRPVLLIAFGTIAPEVPAVQQVYFECLEAFAGSPWHVVMGVGRGLGPEVFGEVPGNVELLAEVPQLQVLARADAFVTHAGMGSVMEAIHHAVPMVAVPMGFDQMENARVIERLGIGSRVPFEGVTGEEIREAADRVGKDPEIRRSLLALREDVRRAGGARTAADTVERLLAGTAAGRPQPAGGAEDHPTA